The window AAGTGCATTTGATTTTACCTGTCCTGTCTTTGATGCACCGGGAATAGTTGTGCTCACCTCAGGGTGATCCAGTATCCATCGTAATGCAAACTGAGCCATATTCATCGAGGCGGGAACCAGAGATCTTATCTGCCCGGCGAGATCAACGCCGTATTCAAATTCAAGACCTGAGAAGGTCTCCCCCACACTGAAAGCAGCTCCATCACGGTTGTAGCTGCGATGATCCGATTCAGCGAATTTATAATCTTTCGTAAATTTACCGCTCAGAAGTCCGCTTGCCAGAGGAAGGCGAATAATAAGAGCCACTTTCTTTTCCGCGGCTTTGCTGAAAATCTCCTCTGGTTTCTGTCGGAACACATTGAAGATTATCTGTAAAGAGGTAAGATCATTCTGGCGCATGCAAGTTTGCGCCTCGCTGATTGTCTCTACGCTTGCCCCGAAAAACCGGATCTTACCCTCCTGACGAAGTACCCGAAGCCAGTCAAAAACCTCCCCTGATTCCAGATAACTTCCGGGAATACAGTGTAACTGGATAAGGTCGATGGTGTCTCTGCGGAGTCTTCTGAGGGAGTTCTCTACACATCTGCGAAAGAGTTCAAGAGAGTACTTGTCGGGATATCCCTCAAGACGACCCAGTTTGCTGGCGATAAACACATCTTTTCTGTCACTCAGAAAACCGCCTATAATCGACTCACTCCTCCCGGCACCGTAACAATCGGCAGTGTCGAAAAAGTTTATACCCTGCTCAAGGGCCTCATTAAGTATTGATCCTGCATCAGTCTCTGAAATACTGCCCCAGTCTCCTCCGAACTGCCATGTACCAAGTCCTATTTCTGAAACCTTGAACCCCGTGTTACCGAACTCTCTGTAATGCATTGTGACAGTCCCTTCGTTTTTTAGTTCTATTGCAGTCTGTGTTTTAATACCGCTTTTTTCAGAAGAACAGCCAGACCATAGCCCGCACAGGCAGAAATCACAATTGAAGCACCGGCGGTAAAATTAAAACTGTAAGAGATAATCAGTCCAGTGATTGTAAAGAACATCCCGAGCACCGATGACATAATCATCATCCGCTTCAAATCTTTTGTAAACAATTCCGCGATGGAAGCCGGAATCGTAAACAGTGCTATTACCATTATCAATCCGACTACCTGGATAAGCATTATTACCGTAAGGGCAATAAGCATCAGTATGATATAGTAAAGTATCCTTGCCGGGATTCCGGAGATAGATGCAAACTCCTCGTCATAAGAGATACCGAGAATCTCCTTATAGAGGAAAAGCACACATGAAATTATTATTGCATCAAGCAAGAGCATCAGAAAGATATTCTGCAGTGATACAGCCATAATACTGCCGAAAAGATAGCTCATGAGATCTACATAGTAGCCCGGTTTAAGGTCTATCAGTATTATCCCGATGGCCATTCCTGCAGCCCACATCACCCCTATAACCGTGTCGGAACGCTCCTTGTTCCTGCGGGAAACAACCCCCATAAGCAGCGATGATCCCAGAGCAAAGGGAATAATCCCGTTTACAGGAGATATTCCGAGAAATGTTGCCAGTCCCAGCCCACCGTAGGCGGCATGTGCAACTCCACCTGCCAGAAAGGAGAGCTTGTTTACCACAACCAGAGTTCCAACGATTCCACAGGCAATACTGACCAGAACTCCGGTAATAAATGCATTTCTCATGAATTCATATTGAAGAAAA is drawn from Fibrobacter sp. and contains these coding sequences:
- a CDS encoding aldo/keto reductase, yielding MHYREFGNTGFKVSEIGLGTWQFGGDWGSISETDAGSILNEALEQGINFFDTADCYGAGRSESIIGGFLSDRKDVFIASKLGRLEGYPDKYSLELFRRCVENSLRRLRRDTIDLIQLHCIPGSYLESGEVFDWLRVLRQEGKIRFFGASVETISEAQTCMRQNDLTSLQIIFNVFRQKPEEIFSKAAEKKVALIIRLPLASGLLSGKFTKDYKFAESDHRSYNRDGAAFSVGETFSGLEFEYGVDLAGQIRSLVPASMNMAQFALRWILDHPEVSTTIPGASKTGQVKSNALASSMQPLDSRIHSELKSFYNTKVEGFIRGRV
- a CDS encoding metal ABC transporter permease, coding for MPDFLQYEFMRNAFITGVLVSIACGIVGTLVVVNKLSFLAGGVAHAAYGGLGLATFLGISPVNGIIPFALGSSLLMGVVSRRNKERSDTVIGVMWAAGMAIGIILIDLKPGYYVDLMSYLFGSIMAVSLQNIFLMLLLDAIIISCVLFLYKEILGISYDEEFASISGIPARILYYIILMLIALTVIMLIQVVGLIMVIALFTIPASIAELFTKDLKRMMIMSSVLGMFFTITGLIISYSFNFTAGASIVISACAGYGLAVLLKKAVLKHRLQ